A stretch of the Malus domestica chromosome 08, GDT2T_hap1 genome encodes the following:
- the LOC103428660 gene encoding probable jasmonic acid carboxyl methyltransferase 1 isoform X1: MEVLQILHMNQGNGETSYAQNSTVQGKMLSTAKSIIDEAIQKMLCLTIAPNGSMGIADLGCSSGPNTLLLISEIIDAIHATSSSSSSSIEFRVFLNDLISNDFNTLFMSLPAFYNQLKEEKGAGFGSVFISAVPGSFYGRLFPAKSLHFVHSSSSLHWLSQVPPGLDCQATGRAFNRGKMYISKTSPQCVLDAYSLQFHKDFLLFLKSRAEEIVGGGRMVLSLLGRSSADPSTQESCYVQWELLAHALMRMVSEGLIEEERVDSFNAPFYAPSEEELKLVLQNEGSFTMDRLEAFEIDWDGGAEITAVVSGQRMAKTIRAVTESMIESHFGKDIMDDLFRQYAELFADYLSKSKTKFINLVFSVIRKD; encoded by the exons ATGGAGGTGCTGCAAATACTTCACATGAACCAAGGGAATGGCGAGACCAGTTATGCTCAAAACTCTACAGTTCAg GGAAAAATGTTATCCACCGCAAAGTCAATCATTGATGAAGCTATACAAAAAATGTTGTGCTTAACTATAGCACCAAATGGGAGCATGGGAATAGCCGATTTGGGTTGCTCATCTGGACCAAACACCTTACTACTCATCTCCGAAATAATTGATGCCATACATGCCACAAGTAGCAGCTCATCATCATCCATAGAGTTTAGAGTGTTTCTAAATGACCTCATTAGCAACGACTTCAACACCCTTTTTATGTCACTCCCGGCATTCTACAACCAActaaaggaagaaaaaggtgctGGATTCGGGTCTGTATTTATCTCCGCCGTGCCGGGCTCGTTTTACGGCAGATTGTTTCCGGCAAAGAGTTTACATTTCGTGCACTCCTCTTCTAGTCTTCATTGGCTATCTCAGGTCCCTCCTGGCCTGGATTGCCAGGCAACTGGCAGAGCGTTTAACAGAGGAAAGATGTACATTTCTAAGACCAGCCCTCAATGCGTTTTGGATGCATATTCACTTCAATTTCACAAGGACTTTTTGCTATTTCTCAAGTCCCGGGCTGAAGAAATAGTTGGCGGAGGACGAATGGTGCTGTCACTCCTGGGCAGGTCGTCCGCTGACCCATCAACTCAAGAGAGTTGCTACGTGCAGTGGGAACTCCTAGCTCATGCATTAATGAGAATGGTTTCAGAG GGTCTCATTGAAGAGGAAAGGGTTGATTCCTTCAACGCTCCGTTCTATGCCCCAAGTGAAGAGGAACTAAAATTGGTGTTACAAAATGAAGGATCATTTACAATGGACCGCCTTGAAGCCTTTGAAATTGATTGGGATGGTGGTGCAGAAATAACCGCTGTAGTCAGTGGGCAGCGAATGGCCAAGACCATAAGAGCTGTGACCGAGTCCATGATCGAATCTCATTTCGGAAAAGATATCATGGATGATCTATTTCGTCAGTATGCCGAGCTCTTCGCGGATTACTTATCAAAATCTAAAACCAAGTTCATCAATTTGGTTTTTTCAGTCATTAGAAAGGACTGA
- the LOC103428660 gene encoding probable jasmonic acid carboxyl methyltransferase 1 isoform X2 — MARPGKMLSTAKSIIDEAIQKMLCLTIAPNGSMGIADLGCSSGPNTLLLISEIIDAIHATSSSSSSSIEFRVFLNDLISNDFNTLFMSLPAFYNQLKEEKGAGFGSVFISAVPGSFYGRLFPAKSLHFVHSSSSLHWLSQVPPGLDCQATGRAFNRGKMYISKTSPQCVLDAYSLQFHKDFLLFLKSRAEEIVGGGRMVLSLLGRSSADPSTQESCYVQWELLAHALMRMVSEGLIEEERVDSFNAPFYAPSEEELKLVLQNEGSFTMDRLEAFEIDWDGGAEITAVVSGQRMAKTIRAVTESMIESHFGKDIMDDLFRQYAELFADYLSKSKTKFINLVFSVIRKD, encoded by the exons ATGGCGAGACCA GGAAAAATGTTATCCACCGCAAAGTCAATCATTGATGAAGCTATACAAAAAATGTTGTGCTTAACTATAGCACCAAATGGGAGCATGGGAATAGCCGATTTGGGTTGCTCATCTGGACCAAACACCTTACTACTCATCTCCGAAATAATTGATGCCATACATGCCACAAGTAGCAGCTCATCATCATCCATAGAGTTTAGAGTGTTTCTAAATGACCTCATTAGCAACGACTTCAACACCCTTTTTATGTCACTCCCGGCATTCTACAACCAActaaaggaagaaaaaggtgctGGATTCGGGTCTGTATTTATCTCCGCCGTGCCGGGCTCGTTTTACGGCAGATTGTTTCCGGCAAAGAGTTTACATTTCGTGCACTCCTCTTCTAGTCTTCATTGGCTATCTCAGGTCCCTCCTGGCCTGGATTGCCAGGCAACTGGCAGAGCGTTTAACAGAGGAAAGATGTACATTTCTAAGACCAGCCCTCAATGCGTTTTGGATGCATATTCACTTCAATTTCACAAGGACTTTTTGCTATTTCTCAAGTCCCGGGCTGAAGAAATAGTTGGCGGAGGACGAATGGTGCTGTCACTCCTGGGCAGGTCGTCCGCTGACCCATCAACTCAAGAGAGTTGCTACGTGCAGTGGGAACTCCTAGCTCATGCATTAATGAGAATGGTTTCAGAG GGTCTCATTGAAGAGGAAAGGGTTGATTCCTTCAACGCTCCGTTCTATGCCCCAAGTGAAGAGGAACTAAAATTGGTGTTACAAAATGAAGGATCATTTACAATGGACCGCCTTGAAGCCTTTGAAATTGATTGGGATGGTGGTGCAGAAATAACCGCTGTAGTCAGTGGGCAGCGAATGGCCAAGACCATAAGAGCTGTGACCGAGTCCATGATCGAATCTCATTTCGGAAAAGATATCATGGATGATCTATTTCGTCAGTATGCCGAGCTCTTCGCGGATTACTTATCAAAATCTAAAACCAAGTTCATCAATTTGGTTTTTTCAGTCATTAGAAAGGACTGA